A window of the Streptomyces sp. NBC_00250 genome harbors these coding sequences:
- a CDS encoding phosphatidate cytidylyltransferase, whose protein sequence is MTVAGLVPYLGGALAVGGVAVAATRRRELMVRWCVWMLGVPLVTAAFWLGPPGIAALAAVVGVVAVAEFGGLLRLGPVDRAVLGAAVTALVLTAWLAPGEVLRVAAVGALAIAGAPLLSGDAEHGLRRLGAGLLGLVWLGALAGLVPAGPLGLVLFVAVSIADIVAYAAGRRLGGPRLSPLSPAKRWSGTLAGAAAGLCALAVLSSLTWQTAVAVAVGGPLGDLLESMVKRGARVKDAGRWLAGSGGLLDRIDSLLVALAVLLVLS, encoded by the coding sequence ATGACGGTCGCCGGTCTCGTGCCCTATCTCGGCGGGGCACTGGCGGTCGGGGGAGTCGCGGTGGCGGCGACCCGGCGGCGTGAGCTGATGGTCCGCTGGTGCGTGTGGATGCTCGGAGTGCCGCTGGTCACCGCGGCGTTCTGGCTCGGCCCGCCGGGGATCGCGGCGCTCGCGGCCGTGGTCGGGGTGGTCGCGGTGGCGGAGTTCGGCGGGCTGCTGCGGCTGGGCCCGGTGGACCGGGCGGTGCTCGGCGCGGCCGTCACCGCGCTTGTCCTGACCGCCTGGCTGGCGCCCGGCGAGGTGCTCAGGGTGGCGGCGGTCGGGGCGCTCGCGATCGCCGGGGCGCCCCTGCTGTCGGGTGACGCGGAGCACGGGCTCCGTCGCCTGGGGGCGGGCCTGTTGGGGCTCGTGTGGCTGGGCGCCCTGGCCGGTCTGGTGCCGGCCGGCCCCCTCGGTCTCGTTCTGTTCGTGGCCGTGTCGATCGCCGACATCGTGGCGTACGCGGCGGGTCGCCGTCTCGGCGGCCCCCGGCTCTCCCCGCTGTCGCCCGCCAAGCGGTGGAGCGGCACGCTCGCCGGGGCGGCCGCCGGTCTCTGCGCGCTCGCCGTGCTGTCGTCCCTGACGTGGCAGACGGCGGTGGCCGTGGCGGTCGGCGGCCCGCTCGGGGACCTGCTCGAATCGATGGTCAAGCGGGGTGCCCGCGTGAAGGACGCCGGCCGCTGGCTGGCCGGCTCCGGCGGTCTGCTGGACCGGATCGACTCCCTCCTCGTCGCCCTGGCGGTGCTGCTGGTCCTGAGCTGA
- the arfA gene encoding arabinosylfuranosidase ArfA: MSVTEPAARFTLDPDFTVGPVDPRLFGSFVEHLGRCVYTGVHEPGHPIADEDGLRTDVLELVRELGVTAIRYPGGNFVSGYRWEDGVGPVEERPRRLDVAWRSTETNRFGLSEFIAFLRKVGPQAEPMMALNLGTRGITEAMDLVEYANHPGGTELSDRRIAHGDKDPFGIRLWCLGNEMDGTWQTGQKTAEEYGRLAAQTARALRQIDPDLELVACGSSARGLPTFAAWEATVLAETYEVVDHVSLHAYYEEVDGDRDSFLASAVEMEAFIEEVVATCDHVGARLKSSKRLTLSFDEWNVWYQRRPHPHPVRDWQEAPRLLEDVYTVTDAVVFGTLLIALLRHADRVAVACLAQLVNVIAPIMTEPGGPAWRQTTFFPFAQASRYGRGAVLDVRVDSPTYPTERYGDVPLLHATAVRDEDGGVTVFAVNRGRNAPLTLEVALRGLDLGRVVEHSALADADPEAANTLDEPERVTPHAVEGATLADGTLRAVLEPMSWNVIRLA; this comes from the coding sequence ATGTCAGTCACGGAACCCGCCGCCCGCTTCACCCTCGACCCCGACTTCACCGTCGGCCCCGTCGACCCGCGCCTCTTCGGCTCCTTCGTCGAGCACCTCGGGCGCTGCGTCTACACCGGCGTCCACGAGCCCGGCCATCCCATCGCCGACGAGGACGGACTGCGCACCGACGTCCTGGAACTCGTCCGCGAACTGGGCGTCACCGCGATCCGGTACCCCGGCGGCAACTTCGTCTCCGGATACCGCTGGGAGGACGGCGTCGGCCCGGTCGAGGAGCGCCCGCGCCGACTCGACGTCGCCTGGCGGTCCACCGAGACCAACCGCTTCGGCCTGAGCGAGTTCATCGCCTTCCTGCGGAAGGTCGGCCCGCAGGCCGAGCCGATGATGGCGCTCAACCTCGGCACCCGGGGAATCACCGAGGCGATGGACCTCGTCGAGTACGCCAACCACCCCGGCGGCACCGAGCTTTCGGACCGCCGCATCGCCCACGGCGACAAGGACCCCTTCGGCATCCGCCTCTGGTGCCTGGGCAACGAGATGGACGGCACCTGGCAGACCGGACAGAAGACCGCCGAGGAGTACGGCAGGCTCGCCGCGCAGACCGCGCGCGCCCTGCGCCAGATCGACCCCGACCTCGAACTCGTCGCCTGCGGCAGCTCGGCGCGCGGCCTGCCGACCTTCGCCGCCTGGGAGGCCACCGTCCTCGCGGAGACGTACGAGGTCGTCGACCACGTCTCGCTGCACGCCTACTACGAGGAGGTGGACGGCGACCGCGACTCCTTCCTCGCCTCCGCCGTCGAGATGGAGGCCTTCATCGAGGAGGTCGTCGCCACCTGCGACCACGTCGGCGCCCGGCTGAAGTCGTCGAAGAGGCTCACCCTCTCCTTCGACGAGTGGAACGTCTGGTACCAGCGCCGGCCCCATCCGCATCCCGTGCGGGACTGGCAGGAGGCCCCGCGCCTCCTGGAGGACGTCTACACCGTCACCGACGCCGTCGTGTTCGGCACCCTCCTGATCGCCCTGCTGCGCCACGCCGACCGGGTCGCGGTGGCCTGTCTCGCCCAACTGGTCAACGTGATCGCCCCGATCATGACCGAGCCCGGCGGCCCCGCCTGGCGCCAGACCACCTTCTTCCCCTTCGCGCAGGCCTCCCGGTACGGCCGGGGGGCCGTCCTCGACGTGCGCGTGGACTCGCCCACGTATCCCACGGAGCGGTACGGGGACGTACCGCTGCTGCACGCCACGGCCGTACGGGACGAGGACGGTGGTGTCACCGTCTTCGCGGTCAACCGTGGCCGGAACGCGCCCCTGACGCTGGAGGTCGCCCTGCGCGGTCTCGACCTGGGCCGGGTCGTCGAGCACAGCGCGCTCGCCGACGCGGACCCGGAGGCGGCCAACACGCTCGACGAGCCCGAGCGGGTCACGCCGCACGCGGTGGAGGGCGCGACGCTGGCGGACGGGACGCTGCGGGCGGTCCTGGAACCGATGTCCTGGAACGTCATCAGGCTGGCCTGA
- a CDS encoding ABC transporter substrate-binding protein, with protein MRTQSTVDRRNLLKFAGGSLAALGLTAAGCGTGSGSGDGTVTIRYAWWGSDDRAKRINQTIALFEKKYPKIKVKTDFQPYADFWKKFNTQASGGNAPDVFQNAIGFLRKYDAKNVLLDLREQAEQGNLRLDGFRAGLEKFGEVDGKLLGVPVGSNSMALVVDQTVFGKAGVAPKAGWTWDEYHAALAKIRDTQGRAGDAGPYGIMYLYDLYLRQHGKAFFSTSGLGFTEADLTDWWTKAHQGVESGIYADPKRTIQAKPKSAVTAELAACEFTWDNFTVRYASEGKSQYGLAPIPTTDGRKTGQYLGSLMLSGSRRTEHPKEVAQFIDFMVHDPEVGKIMGYDRGVPATTAQYEAYVPTDAVGKQIAAYEKQLVESRVLEPITPHPAGADVTEAAFLRLGEEMSLGTRPVPDAVKQFFTEAKTALAP; from the coding sequence GTGCGTACTCAAAGCACTGTCGACCGTCGGAATCTGCTGAAGTTCGCGGGCGGGTCACTGGCGGCTCTCGGCCTGACCGCCGCGGGGTGCGGCACCGGCTCCGGATCCGGGGACGGCACCGTCACCATCCGGTACGCCTGGTGGGGCTCCGACGACCGGGCCAAGCGGATCAACCAGACGATCGCCCTCTTCGAGAAGAAGTACCCGAAGATCAAGGTCAAGACCGACTTCCAGCCGTACGCCGACTTCTGGAAGAAGTTCAACACCCAGGCCTCGGGCGGCAACGCGCCCGACGTCTTCCAGAACGCCATCGGATTCCTGCGCAAGTACGACGCGAAGAACGTCCTGCTCGACCTGCGCGAGCAGGCCGAGCAGGGCAACCTCCGCCTCGACGGCTTCCGGGCCGGACTGGAGAAGTTCGGCGAGGTCGACGGCAAGCTCCTCGGCGTACCCGTCGGCAGCAACTCGATGGCCCTGGTCGTCGACCAGACCGTCTTCGGCAAGGCCGGCGTCGCCCCCAAGGCCGGCTGGACCTGGGACGAGTACCACGCCGCCCTCGCCAAGATCCGCGACACCCAGGGCCGCGCCGGAGACGCGGGCCCCTACGGGATCATGTACCTGTACGACCTCTACCTGCGCCAGCACGGCAAGGCCTTCTTCAGCACCTCCGGACTCGGCTTCACCGAGGCGGATCTGACGGACTGGTGGACCAAGGCCCACCAGGGCGTCGAGTCCGGCATCTACGCCGACCCGAAGCGGACCATCCAGGCCAAGCCCAAGTCGGCGGTCACCGCCGAACTCGCCGCCTGCGAGTTCACCTGGGACAACTTCACCGTCCGCTACGCCTCCGAGGGCAAGAGCCAGTACGGGCTCGCCCCCATCCCGACCACGGACGGCCGCAAGACCGGCCAGTACCTCGGCTCGCTCATGCTCAGCGGCTCCCGGCGCACCGAGCACCCCAAGGAAGTCGCCCAGTTCATCGACTTCATGGTCCACGACCCCGAGGTCGGGAAGATCATGGGCTACGACCGTGGCGTCCCGGCCACCACCGCCCAGTACGAGGCGTACGTGCCGACCGACGCGGTCGGCAAGCAGATCGCCGCGTACGAGAAGCAGCTGGTCGAGTCCCGCGTCCTGGAACCGATCACCCCGCACCCGGCGGGCGCCGACGTCACCGAGGCCGCGTTCCTGCGGCTCGGCGAGGAGATGTCCCTGGGCACCCGGCCCGTCCCGGACGCGGTGAAGCAGTTCTTCACCGAGGCGAAGACGGCGCTCGCCCCCTGA
- a CDS encoding carbohydrate ABC transporter permease: MDAAVTSVPTPAPATPPDVTTAPADATSGGDRPRRTPGRAGQCDRARRENLAGYLFMSPWIAGFLLLTAGPMVASLYFAFTDYNLFDAPKRIGFDNFTEMFGDPRWRTSVEVTSWYVVIGTPLKLAAALGVALLLNQSRRGQGFYRAAFYAPSLVGASVSIAIVWRALFSDGAAIDRGQQFLGMEAGGWIGDPDRIIYSLVALTVWQFGAPMVIFLAGLKQVPRELYEAAEVDGAGPLRRFWSITLPMISPVLFFNVLLETIHSFQIFGSAYIIGSQGNACGPADGTLVYTCYLYIQGFENSRMGLASAMAWMLLLAVALVTAFLFWSQRRWVHYEEGAR, encoded by the coding sequence ATGGACGCCGCCGTGACCTCCGTACCGACCCCCGCGCCGGCGACCCCGCCGGACGTGACGACCGCACCCGCGGACGCCACGTCCGGAGGGGACCGCCCGCGCCGGACGCCGGGCCGCGCCGGACAGTGCGACCGGGCCCGCCGCGAGAACCTCGCCGGCTATCTCTTCATGTCCCCCTGGATCGCCGGCTTCCTCCTGCTCACCGCGGGGCCCATGGTCGCCTCGCTCTACTTCGCCTTCACCGACTACAACCTCTTCGACGCCCCGAAGCGGATCGGCTTCGACAACTTCACCGAGATGTTCGGCGACCCCCGCTGGCGCACCTCCGTCGAAGTGACCAGCTGGTACGTGGTGATCGGCACCCCGCTCAAGCTGGCCGCGGCACTCGGCGTGGCGCTGCTGCTCAACCAGAGCCGCCGCGGGCAGGGCTTCTACCGGGCCGCGTTCTACGCGCCCTCGCTCGTCGGGGCCAGCGTCTCCATCGCCATCGTCTGGCGGGCGCTGTTCTCCGACGGCGCCGCGATCGACCGCGGGCAGCAGTTCCTCGGCATGGAGGCCGGCGGCTGGATCGGCGACCCCGACCGGATCATCTACAGCCTCGTCGCGCTCACGGTCTGGCAGTTCGGCGCCCCCATGGTCATCTTCCTGGCCGGACTCAAGCAGGTGCCGCGCGAACTGTACGAGGCGGCGGAGGTCGACGGCGCCGGCCCGCTGCGGAGGTTCTGGAGCATCACCCTGCCGATGATCTCCCCGGTCCTCTTCTTCAACGTGCTCCTGGAGACCATCCACTCCTTCCAGATCTTCGGGTCCGCCTACATCATCGGCAGCCAGGGCAACGCCTGCGGACCGGCCGACGGCACCCTCGTCTACACCTGCTACCTCTACATCCAGGGCTTCGAGAACAGCCGGATGGGACTGGCCTCCGCGATGGCCTGGATGCTGCTGCTCGCCGTCGCCCTCGTCACGGCGTTCCTTTTCTGGTCCCAGCGGCGCTGGGTGCACTACGAGGAGGGGGCCCGATGA
- a CDS encoding carbohydrate ABC transporter permease: MSLTRTAPRPARTRTAGSLVWHLGALAVLAVILYPVVWVIGGSFKPNDEIVGSLALFPTDPLTDNYRRLADGIADIPITTFFGNSLFLAAGSVIGVVLSSSLAAYAFAKVRFAGRGLLFTAMIGTLLLPYHVLLIPQYVLFQKLELINTYTPLLLGKYLATDAFFVFLMLQFMRGLPKELDEAARLDGCGHLRTYWSIVLPLCRPALITSAIFTFINAWNDFMGPLIYLNEPEKYTVSLGLKMFVDQDGVANYGGMIAMSLVALLPVVAFFLAFQRYLIDGMATSGLKG; encoded by the coding sequence ATGAGCCTCACACGCACAGCCCCGCGCCCCGCCAGGACGCGGACGGCCGGCTCGCTCGTCTGGCACCTCGGCGCCCTCGCCGTCCTCGCCGTCATCCTCTACCCCGTGGTGTGGGTCATCGGCGGCTCCTTCAAGCCGAACGACGAGATCGTCGGCAGCCTCGCCCTCTTCCCCACCGACCCCCTCACCGACAACTACCGGCGCCTCGCCGACGGAATCGCCGACATCCCCATCACCACCTTCTTCGGCAACTCCCTCTTCCTGGCCGCCGGTTCGGTCATCGGCGTGGTCCTCTCCAGCTCGCTCGCTGCCTACGCCTTCGCCAAGGTCCGCTTCGCCGGGCGCGGACTGCTCTTCACCGCGATGATCGGCACGCTGCTTCTGCCGTACCACGTGCTGCTCATCCCGCAGTACGTGCTGTTCCAGAAGCTCGAACTCATCAACACCTACACGCCGTTGCTGCTCGGCAAGTACCTGGCCACGGACGCCTTCTTCGTCTTCCTGATGCTCCAGTTCATGCGCGGGCTGCCGAAGGAACTGGACGAGGCGGCACGGCTCGACGGTTGCGGGCACCTGCGCACGTACTGGTCGATCGTGCTGCCGCTGTGCCGGCCCGCGCTCATCACCAGCGCGATCTTCACGTTCATCAACGCCTGGAACGACTTCATGGGGCCGCTGATCTACCTCAACGAACCCGAGAAGTACACGGTCTCGCTCGGCCTCAAGATGTTCGTCGACCAGGACGGCGTCGCCAACTACGGCGGCATGATCGCGATGTCGCTCGTGGCGCTGCTCCCGGTGGTCGCGTTCTTCCTCGCCTTCCAGCGGTACCTCATCGACGGCATGGCCACGTCGGGCCTCAAGGGCTGA